CAGTCGTCAACGGATGCTCCTGCTACACCCGGTGACGAGCCGTGATGGGTTCGCGTCGAACCCATCCAAGCGGTGATACGTTCCATCAGGTTCTCGATCGTTCATGGAAACCAACGACCTCGGTTTCGTGGCCAGCCTGCTGTTTGTGCTCGTGCCAACCGTTTTCTTGATCATTCTTTTTATCCAAACCAACAGCAAAGAGGGTTGATTCCTCCTTGCTAAAGGTTTGGATTCAGCGCCGCTCTGGTTCGCGTACAAGCAGCACAGGCGCAGGGGCATGGACCCTGATGTAGTCACTGACGGATCCCCCTAGCAGCTTGTCGAGATCAACGAGTCCCCTCGCCACGAGAGGGCGTCGATCCTGCGAAGCCAACACCACGAGATCGGCTTGAATGTTGTTTGCGGCCTGGCACACACCCTTGCCAACGTCCGCATCCGTGACATGGAGCGGGTTGAGAGTGACGCCAAGCATCCGCGCCCTTTGAACGGCCTGATCAAGCAGGGTGTCGCTAGACCCTGAGGCCCCTCGCGATGGCGTGGGTTCTGAGCGCGAAACGTGCACACCTGTGAGTTGCCCGCCAGGGATGTCTTTCACCATTTCGCAGGCCAGCCTGAGGGCGTCGTCCCCAACGCCAGTTCCGTCGATTGTCACCAAGACGCGATTGATGTGCCGCACGTAGAGGTCGTCACGAACCAGGAGCATGGGGCGTGTTGACAGCTGAAAAACGTACTGACTGGCGCTATTGCCCAGGATCGATTGCAGGCGTCCCAGGCCACGGGAGCCCATCACGATCAGATCCGCATCCAGCTCGTCAGCCACCTTGAGAACGGTCTGTTTGGCGTCTCCTTGGCGGATGATCGAGTTGACATCACTCGGGTTGAGGCCCAGCTTTTCAACAGCCTTGGCCAAGAGGCTGCCGGCCGTGGTCCAGTGCTGGTCTGAGTTGTCCTTGCTCTGTTCGGAAACCACATGCAGCAAGTTCACTCTTGCCGTCTGAAAAGCGGGCAGGTCACGCAGCATGCGGACCATCTCTTCCACGTGGCCTTTGCCGGAGTCGGCGATCAACAGGTTCTTGAACACTGCATTGCTTCAGACATGTAGCAGCCTATGGCTGTTTCATTGGTGCTTTTCGATGGTGAATGAGAGCGTTACGGCGATTCCGTTCCGCCTCGTTAAGCGTGTGCTTCCTCAGCACACTGATCACGGTGGCGTGATGTGGCACGGGGGCTATGTGGCC
The sequence above is a segment of the Synechococcus sp. PROS-7-1 genome. Coding sequences within it:
- the psbM gene encoding photosystem II reaction center protein PsbM: METNDLGFVASLLFVLVPTVFLIILFIQTNSKEG
- a CDS encoding universal stress protein is translated as MFKNLLIADSGKGHVEEMVRMLRDLPAFQTARVNLLHVVSEQSKDNSDQHWTTAGSLLAKAVEKLGLNPSDVNSIIRQGDAKQTVLKVADELDADLIVMGSRGLGRLQSILGNSASQYVFQLSTRPMLLVRDDLYVRHINRVLVTIDGTGVGDDALRLACEMVKDIPGGQLTGVHVSRSEPTPSRGASGSSDTLLDQAVQRARMLGVTLNPLHVTDADVGKGVCQAANNIQADLVVLASQDRRPLVARGLVDLDKLLGGSVSDYIRVHAPAPVLLVREPERR